From Microplitis mediator isolate UGA2020A chromosome 11, iyMicMedi2.1, whole genome shotgun sequence, one genomic window encodes:
- the LOC130677357 gene encoding uncharacterized protein LOC130677357 — MWMRKMVLWLLLVFSYGKIMAFNELLYKPPRTHETYMGQLLKLCYAERSNPVVITSNLIDIIDEIPVDNIEFPVMAIDTDFKSKDIQIFNPSYPLYILSTDSIDQLQTLLNELKSTPTWSIVSIFFIVGSIESNCRNASEVLQLLWTMELLSSFYVCIEPNNDKMIYTYNPYTNRAPEPWENVDIIDKPNDRWTLYKQLFSQNDKKFCQSLSFDKTKALDGYEVKAVGEAISWTNISRNETYNTSSFENTLLNTEKMFFKTLFSKLNVTPIINYDDEGFYENGSASGYVKSLINGTHDIGLGLRLTSEEAYKVIDIINLYYQNGFMILTQQRPFTIPTEEVADFNDLHFATILSIIVFSLTFIMIALNNGFQYFEAALNVFRMILGAAIPTPLRSLSMRLCFLAATLLVFMINPAIQGRLSSLLSTPERRNPENFEDLYEHKYHLYHHPALELDIVSKELWSNSSDRYYLHPILSALFGCSEYVLNDTSAACLAYSEFQISSALKYNLHISQRFQVKSYFTFWARKNWALKARVDQIASRMNEAGLFDHWDKATLQWPLKKLKASESVDKSMQYTQIELENMLFIYIFMSLSLVFILITFGFELLFNKLAPRKRKLRQKVVIFNRRVHGLNEWV, encoded by the exons ATGTGGATGAGAAAAATGGTTCTGTGGCTTTTACTGGTGTTTTCATACGGCAAAATAATGGcttttaatgaattattgtACAAACCTCCCCGAACACATGAGACTTATAtg GGacaattacttaaattatgtTATGCTGAACGATCGAACCCAGTTGTGATTACAAGCAACCTGATTGACATCATTGATGAAATCCCAGTAGACAATATCGAATTTCCAGTGATGGCTATTGATACCGATTTCAAGTCAAAGGACATCCAAATATTCAACCCTTCCTACccactatatattttatcaaccGATTCAATTGATCAACTGCAAACACTCCTCAACGAACTGAAGTCCACACCAACATGGAGCATcgtttcgatattttttatcgttGGCTCCATAGAAAGCAATTGTCGAAATGCATCAGAAGTATTGCAATTGTTATGGACCATGGAGTTGTTGTCATCCTTTTATGTTTGTATTGAGcctaataatgataaaatgatTTACACTTATAATCCATACACCAATCGAGCCCCAGAACCATGGGAAAATGTTGATATAATTGATAAACCAAATGATCGCTGGACTCTCTATAAGCAGTTGTTCTCACAAAATG ataaaaaattttgtcaaagCCTCAGTTTTGACAAGACAAAAGCTTTAGATGGTTATGAAGTAAAAGCTGTTGGGGAAGCTATTTCATGGACAAATATAAGTCGTAATGAGACATACAATACTTCAAGTTTCGAAAATACGCTGCTCAATACGGAAaagatgttttttaaaactttattttcaaaattaaatgtcacaccaattattaattatgacgACGAAGGTTTTTATGAAAACGGTTCCGCTTCCGGTTATGTAAAATCATTGATAAATGGCACCCACGATATAGGTTTAGGTTTGCGATTAACTTCCGAAGAAGCGTATAaagttattgatattattaatttatattatcaaaatGGTTTTATGATTTTAACACAACAGAGACCATTTACAATACCAACAGAAGAAGTTGCTGATTTCAACGATCTTCATTTTGCtactattttatcgattatCGTTTTTTCACTTACTTTTATAATGATTGCACTAAATAATGGCTTTCAATATTTTGAAGCTGCCTTGAATGTTTTCCGAATGATATTGGGCGCCGCAATTCCAACGCCCCTCCGCAGTCTCTCGATGCGTCTTTGTTTTCTAGCAGCAACTTTGTTAGTTTTCATGATCAATCCTGCAATTCAAGGTCGGTTATCGTCGCTTTTGTCTACTCCAGAGCGCCGTAACccagaaaattttgaagaccTATATGAACATAAGTACCATCTTTACCATCACCCTGCTCTCGAATTGGATATCGTTAGTAAGGAATTGTGGTCAAATTCATCAGATAGATATTATTTACATCCAATATTATCCGCCCTTTTTGGTTGCTCTGAATATGTATTGAACGATACATCTGCTGCTTGTCTTGCATACagtgaatttcaaatttcgtcTGCTTTAAAATACAACTTACATATTTCACAAAGGTTTCaagttaaaagttattttacgTTCTGGGCTCGGAAAAACTGGGCGCTAAAAGCTCGAGTCGATCAGATAGCATCACGAATGAATGAAGCCGGATTATTCGATCATTGGGATAAAGCTACATTACAGTggccattaaaaaaattaaaagcttCTGAATCTGTTGACAAATCAATGCAATATACCCAAATTGAACTTGAGAACatgctatttatttatatatttatgtcacTGAGTCTTGTCTTCATTCTTATAACATTTGGTTTTGAATTACTTTTCAATAAATTGGCACCTCGGAAACGAAAATTACGACAGAAAGTCGTGATTTTTAACCGCAGGGTCCATGGTCTCAATGAATGGGTATAA